The following is a genomic window from Synechococcus sp. JA-2-3B'a(2-13).
GCAGGTTGGGCTTTGAAGCGCAATTTTCCTTCCAAACCGCGGCAGAGGTTTATGCAGAATTTGCCGCCCTTACCGCAAATCGCCTCTGCGATCACTCCGGCCTCAGCCATGCCCTTTTGGCAGAACGAGGCCCTCAGCAATGGCCTTATCCCAAAGAAAGAACCTCGGCCCCTAAGTCCACTCGCCTCTACACAGATTGGCGTTTCCCGACCCCCGATGGCCGCGCCCGCTTTATCCCCCACCATTCCCGTGGCCTAGCAGAGCCGCCGGATCCCCAGTTTCCCTACGTATTAACCACGGGCAGGCTTTACGGCCATTGGCACACCCAAACCCGCACCGGCAGGATTGAAAAAATCAAGCAAATGCACCCCCAACCCTTTATTGAAATCCATCCTCGCGATGCGGAAAAGCTGGGCATCCAAGATGGAGATTGGGTTCAAGTGCGTTCTGCCCGCGGGCGGGCCTATTTCCCGGCCAAGATAACTGCCAACATCGCCCCTGGAACAGTGTTTGTGCCCATGCACTGGGGATCCCTCTGGGCAGAACAAGCCGAGTGTAATGCCCTTACCCATGACATCAGTTGTCCCGATTCCGGCCAGCCGGAATTAAAAGCCTGTGCCGTTGCTCTTGAGAAAGCCGACCCACCGCTCAAGCAATCCCCTCAACTCTAGATTTGGTTCCTAATCGAGGTTCCCATGACTCTGTTTCAGTTTGAGCAAGATTTTGCCGACTCTCTGCGATGCATCCCCATGACCTTGCGCCTAAAGCTGGATTTGTGCGGGATCAAGCTCAAGCTCCATCAATGGGCCAAGTTTTCCTTAGAAGAGCGGCGGAAGTGTGTTGATTGGCCCTCTGAATCTCCACAGGATCTAGAAGAACTCCGCAACCATCTGCGCCATTTGGTTCGCTCCATCTGCCACGAAGAGGCGCAAGAGATTCCCATTGATCCCCAGCCTGAATGGCAAAATCCCAACCAGATCCCAATGGCTGTCCAACAAAAAGCTCAAGACCTGGGGATCCGGCTTGCCCTCGATTTCTGGAGAAACTTGCACGATATCCAGAGATTTGCCTTGCTGAAGTTGAGCCGATCCCATCACGAAAACAAAAATTTCTTGCCCGCTCTGCGAGAGTTTGGCCTGAAGATGGCGAGGGATGGTGATTGCAGTTACTGTAAACTACCCGGCTCCGACCGCTAAGCGATACGGAGCGGGCTTTCAGTAGCCCTGAGCCTGTTCTGCTCTACCAGAGAACAAAACAAGCCCGGACCTCTAGGCTGGTTTACGACAGCCCCCAAGAGCGCAATTACG
Proteins encoded in this region:
- a CDS encoding nitrate reductase associated protein, with translation MTLFQFEQDFADSLRCIPMTLRLKLDLCGIKLKLHQWAKFSLEERRKCVDWPSESPQDLEELRNHLRHLVRSICHEEAQEIPIDPQPEWQNPNQIPMAVQQKAQDLGIRLALDFWRNLHDIQRFALLKLSRSHHENKNFLPALREFGLKMARDGDCSYCKLPGSDR